Genomic segment of Syntrophorhabdaceae bacterium:
TCATATTGGGGCAATCATTAAGAATGATTTCTCTCATGTTACATATTATTTAGCTGTATTCAGTAAGAACAAGAGAGGGAAATACATCATTAGAAGAAAATTTCATTTCGATTATGACAAAAAGGACAGCTTAAATGTAAAACCGAGATTTCATATGCAATATGCAGGTAAGCTGACAAGTGCTCTTTCGGGGCCCGAGGACTATTATGATGCAATGTTTTTCCCAGAGCTTTCGGAACCGAGAATGTACTCGACTCCTATGACCCTCGCCATATTGTTAAGTAAGGTGTTCAAAGAATTTCAGTGCGTTGATACTCATAAAATTGTTGAGGATCCAAATTGGAAGAGTATACTAGCGGAACATGAAAAAATATTCTTAAAGCCATATTTTGAATGGTGTGGAACATTTTTCAAGGTTCATCATAAAGCATCACGTCTGTTTACAACCGACTTTTGCTATGGTAAATAGAACACCCTCTGATGTAAGAAAAAATGGGATTTACTATACCCCCTTGTTGCTGGCAAGGACATTAGTTGAGCCACTAATAACGGGCGCCAATTTACGCATTATTGATCCTGCATACGGTGATGGAGCGTTAATCCTTGCCGCAGAGCAAGTGCTATGGGAAAAGCATAAGTCAAAGAAGAGAAGCAGTCTATTCGGATGTGATCTCTCCCCTCTATCCGATAGAGCGCAACATTTACCAGCATCAAATTTCGTGAAATGTGATTTCTTTGATTATGAGGCAAACGGAAAATATGATGTTGTTCTAATGAATCCTCCCTATGTCCGTCACCACTATTTACACAAAGATAAAGTTGGTCATTATCAAGATGTTATCAAAAATGTATTTCCTCTTAAGAGAACGTCTGATCTTTGGACTTATTTCATTGTTAAGGCAACGATCCATCTTAAGACTGATGGAAGCATTGGGGCGATACTTCCGTGGTCATTCCTTCATGCAGATTATTCAGTTGAACTAAGAAAATGGCTGATAAGCGTATTCCGCGAAATGAAGGTGCTTGTGCTTGGAGCTAATCTGTTTAACGATGCAAAGGAAAGAGTCGTTTTGGTCTGGATGAGAGGCTACGGAGGCTCTAATAAGGGTCTGTTAATGGGCACTGCAACCAATCCAAATGACCATGTTAAGTATCACGCTATCCCAAGAGAATACTTTACAAGAAATCGCGTTAATACCTCTTTCGCAGATGATGCTTTGGAAGTCATGGAGAAGTACAAGTTACAATATGGGTTTACTGATTTCGGTAATTATGCTGACATATCTATTGGAGTTGTTACTGGAGCTGACGGCTTCTTTATTAAGCAAGAAGATGAGTTGAATACCATGGGGCTTGATGTTAATAGAATGATACCTATTCTTACTAATAGTTCTCAGCTTTGTGGATTTTCAATAAATGGAAACATACCAAATAGCAGACTTGTCTTAATAACAAAAGACAATGCAATGAGATTTAAAGACTATATCAAATACGGGGAGTCAGAACAGTATCACTTGAGAGCGCATTCTCAGCGCCGAGAGCCGTGGTATGAGGTTAAGGTCGGGGGTATCCCCGATGCTTTTTTTCCTTATAGAGTCTCATTGATTCCATATCTCATACTTAATAACCGTAATATTCAATGCACCAATTCAATACATCGAATTTATTTTCGTAATATTACGCCTATTGAAAAGAAATGGATTCAGGTTAGTTTGTTGTCGATACCAGGACAGCTATCTCTCGAGGCAAACTCTAGAGTTTATGGGAGTGGGGTGCTTAAAATTGAACCCAGTTCCTTGAAGAAGGCAACATGCTATTCATCTCGAAACCGCTCAATAGGTGGTGTGTATAATCAAATATCTAGACTGCTTCAGGTTAATAATAAAAGAGAAGCCATGAGAGTTTCTACTGACTTCATCGAAGAGTCATTGGGAATTGACAGACGACTATCTATTCAAGCCAAGAATGTTTATGAAGAGCTATTATCAAGTAGGAAGAAAAAGAAGATGATCTGAATGGGGGGGGATGTGGGGAACGCTCTTAACATGTTGACATCGAAGCCGTTGGGGGATGTGGGGGACATCCTATAATCCTCCCGTCAAGGAAAAAGTAAGCATCCAATGATAT
This window contains:
- a CDS encoding N-6 DNA methylase, yielding MVNRTPSDVRKNGIYYTPLLLARTLVEPLITGANLRIIDPAYGDGALILAAEQVLWEKHKSKKRSSLFGCDLSPLSDRAQHLPASNFVKCDFFDYEANGKYDVVLMNPPYVRHHYLHKDKVGHYQDVIKNVFPLKRTSDLWTYFIVKATIHLKTDGSIGAILPWSFLHADYSVELRKWLISVFREMKVLVLGANLFNDAKERVVLVWMRGYGGSNKGLLMGTATNPNDHVKYHAIPREYFTRNRVNTSFADDALEVMEKYKLQYGFTDFGNYADISIGVVTGADGFFIKQEDELNTMGLDVNRMIPILTNSSQLCGFSINGNIPNSRLVLITKDNAMRFKDYIKYGESEQYHLRAHSQRREPWYEVKVGGIPDAFFPYRVSLIPYLILNNRNIQCTNSIHRIYFRNITPIEKKWIQVSLLSIPGQLSLEANSRVYGSGVLKIEPSSLKKATCYSSRNRSIGGVYNQISRLLQVNNKREAMRVSTDFIEESLGIDRRLSIQAKNVYEELLSSRKKKKMI